The Actinomycetota bacterium genome includes a window with the following:
- the dcd gene encoding dCTP deaminase — MVLSDRTIKEQLLAGRIRIEPLDPDDIQPSSVDLHLGEGFQVFRNSRYPYIDPSREQVGLMEPVTASVEEPFVLHPGEFVLGTTIERVVLPDDIVGRLEGKSSLGRLGLLIHSTAGYVDPGWDGRLTLELSNVANLPIVLMPGMPIGQISFSAMTSPVDRPYGTPGLNSKYQGQGDAAPSKMHLNF; from the coding sequence TATCAGGATCGAGCCTTTGGATCCGGACGACATTCAGCCCTCCAGCGTAGACCTTCACCTAGGCGAGGGATTCCAGGTATTCAGGAATTCGAGGTATCCGTACATTGATCCGAGTCGGGAGCAGGTTGGCCTGATGGAACCGGTCACCGCCTCTGTTGAAGAGCCGTTTGTGTTGCACCCAGGTGAGTTCGTGCTGGGCACCACGATTGAGCGGGTCGTCTTGCCAGACGACATCGTCGGTAGGCTTGAGGGGAAGAGTTCGCTAGGACGACTCGGCTTGCTGATACACTCCACCGCTGGCTATGTTGACCCAGGCTGGGATGGGCGCCTGACACTCGAGCTCTCCAACGTCGCGAACCTGCCCATAGTACTCATGCCGGGAATGCCGATAGGTCAGATATCGTTCTCTGCGATGACATCGCCGGTGGACAGGCCGTACGGCACGCCTGGCCTAAACAGCAAGTACCAGGGTCAGGGCGATGCGGCTCCCAGCAAGATGCATCTGAACTTCTGA